A single window of Achromobacter xylosoxidans DNA harbors:
- a CDS encoding 2-hydroxyacid dehydrogenase codes for MTTKHRIIQVGSLAGSPSANQRLAERYDVIELWKQPDRKAALAELGKGVTAVVTSANFGANAELINALPDLKAICSWGVGYETIDVQAAHARGVQVSNTPDVLTDCVADLAWGLMIAGARRMGQGERFVRAGQWGQVHGSIPLGQRVSGKKLGIVGLGRIGEAIARRGLGFDMQVRYHNRRKRDDVDYGYEASLTDLAAWADFLVVATVGGPATRHLVNREVLEALGPRGIIVNIARGPVIDEAALVAALEAGKLGCAALDVFEHEPKVPEALIKSDQAVLLPHIGSATLETRQAMEDLMLENLAAYFDTGRVITPVD; via the coding sequence ATGACCACCAAGCATCGCATCATCCAGGTCGGCTCGCTGGCCGGCTCGCCCTCCGCCAACCAGCGCCTCGCGGAGCGCTACGACGTCATCGAGCTCTGGAAGCAGCCCGACCGCAAGGCCGCCCTGGCCGAACTGGGCAAGGGCGTCACCGCCGTCGTCACCTCGGCCAACTTCGGCGCCAATGCCGAGCTCATCAACGCCCTGCCCGACCTGAAGGCCATCTGCAGCTGGGGCGTGGGCTACGAGACCATCGACGTGCAGGCGGCGCATGCGCGTGGCGTGCAGGTCAGCAACACGCCCGACGTGCTGACCGACTGCGTGGCGGACCTGGCCTGGGGCCTGATGATCGCCGGCGCCCGCCGCATGGGCCAGGGCGAACGCTTCGTGCGCGCCGGCCAGTGGGGCCAGGTGCATGGCAGCATTCCGCTGGGCCAGCGCGTCAGCGGCAAGAAGCTCGGCATCGTCGGCCTGGGCCGCATCGGCGAAGCCATCGCCCGCCGCGGCCTCGGCTTCGACATGCAGGTGCGCTATCACAATCGCAGGAAGCGCGACGACGTCGACTACGGCTACGAGGCCTCGCTGACCGACCTGGCGGCCTGGGCCGATTTCCTGGTCGTGGCCACCGTGGGCGGTCCCGCCACGCGCCACCTGGTCAACCGCGAGGTGCTGGAAGCGCTTGGCCCGCGCGGCATCATCGTCAACATCGCGCGCGGTCCGGTCATCGACGAGGCCGCGCTGGTGGCCGCGCTTGAGGCCGGCAAGCTCGGCTGCGCCGCGCTCGACGTGTTCGAGCATGAACCCAAGGTGCCCGAGGCGCTGATCAAGAGCGACCAGGCGGTGCTGCTGCCGCACATCGGCAGCGCCACGCTGGAGACGCGCCAGGCGATGGAAGACCTGATGCTGGAAAACCTGGCGGCGTATTTCGACACCGGCCGCGTGATCACGCCGGTGGACTGA
- the radA gene encoding DNA repair protein RadA: MAKTRTVYVCAECGGTTPKWQGKCPHCNAWNTLEETVESSVPAAAASHRYAPLASSSPVRSLSEIEARETPRTPTGLEEFDRVLGGGLVAGAVVLIGGDPGIGKSTLLLQALASLSESTNVLYVTGEESAEQVALRARRLGLQTGNVNLLAEIRLEAIQAAVSEQKPSVAVIDSIQTLYSGELTAAPGSVSQVRECAAQLTRLAKQTGIAIVMIGHVTKDGALAGPRVLEHIVDTVLYFEGDTHSSFRLVRAFKNRFGAVNELGVFAMTDRGLRGVANPSALFLSQHEQQVAGSCVMATQEGTRPLLVEIQALVDSSHAPNPRRLTVGLEGNRLAMLLAVLHRHAGVSTFDQDVFVNAVGGVRITEPAADLPVLLAIMSSLRDRPLPRGLIAFGEVGLAGEIRPAPRGQERLREAAKLGFSIALIPKANAPRQPIEGLEIWAVDRLDAALDKLR, encoded by the coding sequence ATGGCCAAGACCCGAACCGTATACGTGTGCGCCGAATGCGGCGGCACCACCCCGAAATGGCAAGGCAAGTGTCCGCACTGCAATGCCTGGAACACTCTGGAAGAAACCGTCGAATCGTCCGTGCCCGCGGCGGCCGCCTCGCACCGCTACGCGCCGCTGGCCTCCAGCAGCCCCGTGCGCAGCCTGTCCGAGATCGAGGCGCGCGAAACCCCGCGTACCCCCACCGGGCTGGAGGAATTCGACCGCGTGCTGGGCGGCGGCCTGGTGGCCGGCGCCGTGGTGCTGATCGGCGGCGATCCCGGCATCGGCAAGTCGACCCTGCTGCTGCAGGCGCTGGCGTCGCTCTCGGAAAGCACCAACGTGCTTTATGTCACGGGCGAGGAATCGGCCGAGCAAGTGGCGTTGCGCGCGCGCCGGCTGGGTTTGCAGACCGGCAACGTCAACCTGCTGGCGGAAATCCGCCTGGAGGCGATCCAGGCGGCGGTGTCCGAGCAGAAGCCCAGCGTGGCCGTGATCGACTCGATCCAGACCCTCTACAGCGGCGAACTGACCGCCGCGCCCGGCTCGGTGTCGCAGGTGCGCGAGTGCGCCGCGCAATTGACGCGCCTGGCCAAGCAGACCGGCATCGCCATCGTCATGATCGGCCACGTCACCAAGGACGGCGCGCTGGCCGGACCGCGCGTGCTCGAACACATCGTTGATACGGTGCTGTACTTCGAGGGCGACACGCACTCGTCGTTCCGCCTGGTGCGCGCCTTCAAGAACCGCTTCGGCGCGGTCAACGAGCTGGGCGTGTTCGCCATGACCGACCGCGGCCTGCGCGGCGTGGCCAACCCGTCGGCGCTGTTCCTGTCGCAGCACGAGCAGCAGGTGGCCGGCTCCTGCGTAATGGCCACGCAGGAGGGCACCCGTCCGCTGCTGGTCGAGATCCAGGCGCTGGTGGACAGTTCCCACGCGCCCAATCCGCGCCGCCTGACGGTCGGCCTGGAGGGCAACCGCCTGGCGATGCTGCTGGCGGTGCTGCACCGCCATGCCGGCGTCTCGACCTTCGACCAGGACGTGTTCGTCAACGCCGTGGGCGGGGTGCGCATCACCGAGCCCGCGGCCGACCTGCCGGTGCTGCTGGCCATCATGTCGTCGCTGCGCGACCGGCCCCTGCCGCGCGGGCTGATCGCCTTCGGCGAAGTCGGCCTGGCGGGCGAGATCCGGCCCGCGCCGCGCGGCCAGGAACGCCTGCGCGAAGCCGCCAAGCTGGGCTTCTCGATCGCGCTCATCCCCAAGGCCAATGCGCCGCGCCAGCCCATCGAGGGGCTGGAGATCTGGGCGGTGGACCGGCTCGACGCCGCGCTCGACAAGCTGCGCTGA
- the hpaR gene encoding homoprotocatechuate degradation operon regulator HpaR yields MSPSFHHRNLPHLLLYARETLMAHFRPILHAAGVTEQQWRVLRTLSEVGAMEPNQIARSCQILSPSLTRMLAGMEEQGLIKRVRSSADQRRQEISLTPKSNKLIDRMRPQVDAKYQEIEDRIGKELLERLYTDVDAMVELIKRDPASE; encoded by the coding sequence ATGAGTCCCAGCTTCCACCACCGCAACCTCCCCCACCTGCTGCTTTACGCGCGCGAAACCCTGATGGCGCATTTCCGCCCCATCCTGCATGCCGCCGGCGTCACCGAGCAGCAATGGCGGGTGTTGCGCACCCTGAGCGAAGTGGGCGCGATGGAGCCCAACCAGATCGCCCGCAGTTGCCAGATCCTCAGCCCCAGCCTGACGCGCATGCTGGCGGGCATGGAGGAACAGGGCCTGATCAAGCGGGTGCGTTCGAGCGCGGACCAGCGGCGCCAGGAGATTTCCCTGACGCCCAAGAGCAACAAGCTGATCGACCGCATGCGTCCGCAAGTGGACGCCAAGTACCAGGAAATCGAAGACCGGATCGGCAAGGAATTGCTCGAGCGCCTGTACACCGACGTCGACGCGATGGTCGAGCTGATCAAGCGCGACCCCGCCTCGGAATGA
- a CDS encoding dihydrodipicolinate synthase family protein yields the protein MKTSPVTVQDLQRSVIAVPPLARHADLSLNEAANQALLRHLEAGGVRNVMYGGNANFYNVGVGEYARIVDLLASLAGPDTWILPSVGPDFGKMMDQAAILRSRAFPTAMLLPMSFPYTDAGLADGVRRFTDALGKPAVVYIKSADYLAPATAARLVEEGRIVAFKYAVVRENPARDAYLSALLQSVDSNRVVSGIGERPAIVHYRDFGLKSFTSGSVCVAPRGSMRLLQLLNEGLYDEAETVRASYLGLEDCRDAISPIRVLHDAVTLSGVADMGPMLPLLTGISSAERERVAPVARALAAWDRDAVAA from the coding sequence ATGAAAACCTCCCCGGTCACCGTCCAGGACCTGCAGCGTTCCGTCATCGCGGTGCCGCCGCTGGCGCGCCACGCGGACCTGTCCCTGAACGAAGCCGCCAACCAGGCCCTGCTGCGGCACCTGGAGGCGGGCGGGGTGCGCAACGTGATGTACGGCGGCAATGCCAACTTCTACAACGTCGGCGTGGGCGAGTACGCGCGCATCGTCGACCTGCTGGCGTCGCTGGCCGGGCCGGACACCTGGATCCTGCCGTCGGTCGGTCCGGATTTCGGCAAGATGATGGATCAGGCGGCAATCCTGCGCAGTCGCGCCTTTCCGACGGCCATGCTGCTGCCCATGTCGTTTCCCTACACCGATGCCGGCCTGGCCGATGGCGTGCGCCGCTTCACCGATGCGCTGGGCAAGCCCGCCGTGGTCTACATCAAGTCGGCCGATTACCTGGCGCCGGCAACGGCGGCGCGCCTGGTCGAGGAAGGCCGCATCGTCGCGTTCAAGTACGCCGTGGTGCGCGAGAATCCGGCGCGCGACGCCTACCTGTCGGCGTTGCTGCAAAGCGTGGACAGCAACCGCGTGGTCAGCGGCATTGGCGAACGTCCGGCCATCGTCCACTACCGCGACTTCGGGCTGAAGAGCTTCACCTCGGGCTCGGTCTGCGTCGCCCCGCGCGGCTCGATGCGCCTGCTTCAGCTGCTCAACGAAGGCCTCTATGACGAAGCCGAAACGGTGCGCGCCAGCTACCTGGGCCTGGAGGACTGCCGCGATGCGATCAGCCCGATCCGCGTGCTGCACGACGCCGTGACCCTGTCCGGCGTGGCCGACATGGGGCCGATGCTGCCGCTGCTGACCGGCATCTCCAGCGCCGAGCGCGAACGGGTGGCGCCGGTGGCGCGCGCGCTGGCCGCCTGGGACCGCGACGCCGTGGCGGCCTGA
- a CDS encoding Bug family tripartite tricarboxylate transporter substrate binding protein, with product MNRSICAVALSAAALLAGPAVHAAGYPTKPVTMIVPFVPGGSSDITARSVTPGLTKALGQTFVVENKPGANSAIGAQALARSTPDGYTMMVGSIGTFAINEALYKNLSYNPSKDFEYLTQAVRNPNVLVASPSFPASTVAELVDYANKNPGKVSYASSGTGSSDHLSAVMFRQRTQTSGVDVPYRGGGAAIADLIGGQVNVSFQNLGAVQTHIKAGKLKALAITGDARAADLPDVPTLAEAGIKDMVVYSWQGFAVPKGTPPDVVQQLTKALQAALRDPQTEKTLQGLGFEVVANTPQQFSAFQQAEVKRWKDVIQKANIQLE from the coding sequence ATGAACAGATCGATATGCGCGGTCGCGCTGTCCGCCGCCGCCCTGCTTGCCGGGCCGGCGGTCCACGCCGCCGGCTATCCCACCAAGCCCGTCACGATGATCGTGCCGTTCGTGCCGGGCGGCTCGTCCGACATCACCGCGCGCAGCGTCACGCCCGGGCTGACGAAGGCGCTCGGCCAGACCTTCGTGGTCGAGAACAAGCCGGGCGCCAACAGCGCCATCGGCGCGCAGGCGCTGGCCCGCTCCACGCCCGACGGCTACACCATGATGGTCGGCTCGATCGGCACCTTCGCCATCAACGAGGCGCTGTACAAGAATCTTTCGTACAACCCCAGCAAGGACTTCGAATACCTGACGCAGGCCGTGCGCAACCCCAACGTGCTGGTGGCCTCGCCGTCGTTCCCGGCCAGCACGGTGGCCGAGTTGGTGGACTATGCGAACAAGAATCCGGGCAAAGTGTCGTACGCTTCGTCCGGCACGGGTTCGTCCGACCACCTGTCGGCGGTGATGTTCCGCCAGCGCACGCAGACCTCGGGCGTGGACGTGCCGTACCGCGGCGGGGGCGCCGCCATCGCCGACCTGATCGGCGGCCAGGTCAACGTGTCGTTCCAGAACCTGGGCGCGGTGCAGACCCACATCAAGGCCGGCAAGCTCAAGGCGCTGGCCATCACCGGCGATGCGCGCGCGGCCGATCTGCCGGACGTGCCGACGCTGGCCGAGGCCGGCATCAAGGACATGGTGGTGTATTCGTGGCAGGGCTTCGCGGTGCCCAAGGGCACCCCGCCGGACGTGGTGCAACAGCTGACCAAGGCCCTGCAGGCCGCCCTGCGCGACCCGCAGACCGAAAAGACGCTGCAGGGGCTGGGCTTCGAAGTGGTGGCCAACACGCCGCAGCAGTTCAGCGCGTTCCAGCAGGCCGAGGTCAAGCGCTGGAAGGACGTGATCCAGAAGGCCAACATCCAGCTGGAATAA
- a CDS encoding tripartite tricarboxylate transporter substrate binding protein, whose product MLAAPLRGRLALAACLAAAALLPCAAGASTDYPARDVRIVVPFPAGGTADIAARVVAAELGKAWGKAVVVDNKAGAGGNVGTAEAARATPDGYTLLMGTVSTHAINQSVYAKLPYDPVKDFTPVTLVIPVPNVLELNPGFADKHGIRNVADLIKYLKANPGSVNMASTGNGTSTHLSGELFQAMTGTRMTHVPYKGSSPALTDVMAGSADLIFDNLPSSMGFIKGGKLWPLAVTTATRSPALPDVPTLAEAGVTGYEASSWFGLLAPAGTPREIVDKIQRDVAAALQQAPVRAQLQAQGATPSGNTPAQFTQFMARETVKWAAVVKQSGAKVD is encoded by the coding sequence ATGCTTGCAGCCCCTTTGCGCGGCCGCCTGGCCCTTGCCGCCTGCCTGGCCGCCGCAGCCCTGCTGCCGTGCGCGGCCGGCGCCAGCACCGATTACCCGGCGCGCGACGTCAGGATCGTCGTGCCCTTCCCGGCCGGCGGCACGGCCGACATTGCCGCGCGCGTGGTGGCCGCCGAACTGGGCAAGGCCTGGGGCAAGGCGGTGGTGGTGGACAACAAGGCGGGCGCGGGCGGCAACGTAGGCACCGCCGAAGCCGCCCGCGCCACGCCCGACGGCTACACCCTGTTGATGGGCACCGTCAGCACCCATGCCATCAACCAGTCCGTCTATGCCAAGCTGCCCTACGATCCGGTCAAGGACTTCACGCCGGTCACGCTGGTGATCCCGGTGCCCAACGTGCTCGAACTGAATCCCGGTTTCGCCGACAAGCACGGCATCCGCAACGTGGCGGACCTGATCAAGTACCTGAAGGCCAATCCCGGCAGCGTCAACATGGCCTCGACCGGCAACGGCACCTCGACCCACCTGTCCGGCGAGCTGTTCCAGGCCATGACCGGCACCCGCATGACGCACGTGCCCTACAAGGGCAGCAGCCCGGCGCTGACCGACGTGATGGCGGGCTCGGCCGACCTGATCTTCGACAACCTGCCCTCGTCGATGGGCTTCATCAAGGGCGGCAAGTTGTGGCCGCTGGCGGTCACCACCGCCACGCGCTCGCCGGCGCTGCCGGACGTGCCGACGTTGGCCGAGGCGGGCGTGACGGGCTACGAGGCCTCCAGCTGGTTCGGCCTGCTGGCCCCCGCCGGCACGCCGCGCGAGATCGTCGACAAGATCCAGCGCGATGTCGCCGCGGCGCTGCAGCAGGCGCCGGTACGCGCCCAGCTGCAGGCCCAGGGCGCCACGCCGTCGGGCAACACGCCGGCACAGTTCACCCAGTTCATGGCGCGGGAAACCGTCAAGTGGGCCGCGGTCGTGAAGCAATCGGGCGCCAAGGTCGACTGA
- a CDS encoding fumarylacetoacetate hydrolase family protein → MPHIWIEYSANLDLDTRALMRAVQDAAVGDGSLYPLAGARSRAVRIDDYLIADGHPDNAFVHVLLRIGHGRSAAQQAALGERTFQALRDALAPEMARRPLGLSLQVEEADAVLNYKHSNYREYLAARAAALPRTVAGAALNTRQALAALGEAMNAPPYQAAPRAPVLYIKPANTYAADGDAIALPADVPEVRIGASLGIVFGRRASRVSEAEALAHVAGYRVVADLSAPHDSYFRPALKQQCRDGFCPIGRELAPVAAVPDPDALGIEVWVDGALAQRASTADLVRPVARLIADVTEFMSFEPGDILLAGARADAPLARAGQRYEIRIAQVGALGNTLIAGA, encoded by the coding sequence ATGCCCCATATCTGGATTGAGTATTCCGCCAACCTCGACCTGGACACCCGCGCCCTGATGCGCGCGGTCCAGGACGCCGCCGTGGGCGACGGCAGCCTGTATCCGCTGGCGGGCGCCCGCAGCCGCGCCGTGCGGATCGATGACTACCTGATCGCCGACGGCCATCCCGACAACGCTTTCGTGCACGTGCTGCTGCGCATCGGCCACGGCCGCAGCGCCGCGCAGCAGGCGGCATTGGGCGAGCGCACGTTCCAGGCCCTGCGCGACGCGCTGGCGCCGGAAATGGCGCGCCGGCCGCTGGGCCTGTCGCTGCAGGTCGAGGAAGCCGACGCGGTGCTCAACTACAAGCACAGCAACTATCGCGAATACCTGGCGGCCCGCGCCGCCGCGCTGCCGCGCACCGTTGCGGGCGCGGCGCTCAATACGCGCCAGGCGCTGGCCGCGCTGGGCGAGGCGATGAATGCGCCGCCCTACCAGGCCGCGCCGCGCGCGCCGGTGCTGTACATCAAGCCGGCCAACACCTATGCCGCCGACGGCGATGCGATCGCGTTGCCGGCCGACGTGCCCGAAGTGCGCATCGGCGCCAGCCTGGGCATCGTGTTCGGCCGCCGCGCCAGCCGCGTCAGCGAAGCCGAGGCCCTGGCCCACGTGGCCGGCTATCGCGTGGTGGCCGACCTGTCGGCGCCGCACGACAGCTATTTCCGGCCCGCGCTCAAGCAGCAGTGCCGCGACGGCTTCTGCCCGATCGGCCGCGAACTGGCGCCGGTCGCGGCGGTGCCGGATCCCGACGCGCTCGGCATCGAGGTCTGGGTCGACGGCGCGCTGGCACAGCGCGCCAGCACCGCCGACCTGGTGCGGCCGGTGGCGCGCCTGATCGCCGACGTCACCGAATTCATGAGCTTCGAACCCGGCGACATCCTGCTGGCCGGCGCCCGCGCCGACGCCCCGCTGGCGCGCGCCGGGCAACGCTACGAAATCCGCATCGCCCAGGTCGGCGCGCTCGGCAACACGCTCATCGCCGGCGCCTGA
- the hpaE gene encoding 5-carboxymethyl-2-hydroxymuconate semialdehyde dehydrogenase, protein MSIKHWINGRQVDSTDRFTTFNPATGEAIDEVAAGGQAEIDAAVAAAAEAFPKWAGMPAKERARLMRRLGELIDRNVPHLAELETRDTGLPISQTRKQLIPRASENFTFFAEVCTRMNGHTYPVDDQMLNYTLYQPVGVCALVSPWNVPFMTATWKTAPCLALGNTAVLKMSELSPLTADQLGLLALEAGIPPGVLNVVQGYGATAGDALVRHPGVRAISFTGGTVTGKKIMASAGGIKKFSMELGGKSPVLVFDDADVERALDAALFTIFSLNGERCTAGSRIFVQESIYDDFVRRFAERANRLVVGDPTDEKTNVGAMITRQHWEKVTGYIRLAGEEGARILAGGADAPQGMPAHLAGGNFVRPTVLADVDNRMRCAQEEIFGPVACLIPFKDEAHGLALANDVKYGLASYIWTSDIGRAHRLARGIEAGMVFINSQNVRDLRQPFGGTKESGTGREGGEYSYEVFAEIKNVCVSMGSHHIPKWGV, encoded by the coding sequence GTGAGCATCAAGCACTGGATCAACGGCAGGCAGGTCGATAGCACCGACCGCTTCACCACCTTCAACCCGGCCACGGGCGAGGCCATCGACGAAGTGGCCGCCGGCGGCCAGGCCGAGATCGATGCCGCCGTTGCGGCCGCGGCCGAGGCTTTTCCCAAGTGGGCCGGCATGCCCGCCAAGGAGCGCGCGCGCCTCATGCGGCGGCTGGGCGAACTGATCGACCGCAATGTGCCGCACTTGGCCGAGCTGGAAACGCGGGACACCGGCCTGCCGATCTCGCAGACGCGCAAGCAGCTGATTCCGCGCGCCTCCGAGAACTTCACCTTCTTCGCCGAAGTCTGCACCCGCATGAACGGCCACACCTACCCGGTGGACGACCAGATGCTGAACTACACGCTCTACCAGCCGGTGGGCGTGTGCGCGCTGGTATCGCCCTGGAACGTGCCTTTCATGACCGCGACCTGGAAGACCGCGCCCTGCCTGGCGCTGGGCAATACCGCCGTGCTGAAGATGTCGGAGCTGTCGCCGCTGACGGCCGACCAGCTCGGCCTGCTGGCGCTGGAAGCCGGCATTCCGCCCGGCGTGCTGAATGTGGTGCAGGGCTATGGCGCCACCGCCGGCGACGCGCTGGTGCGCCATCCCGGCGTGCGCGCGATCTCGTTCACCGGCGGCACCGTCACCGGCAAGAAGATCATGGCGAGCGCGGGCGGCATCAAGAAGTTCTCGATGGAGCTGGGCGGCAAGTCGCCGGTGCTGGTGTTCGACGACGCCGACGTCGAGCGCGCGCTGGACGCCGCGCTGTTCACCATCTTCTCGCTCAACGGCGAGCGCTGCACCGCGGGCTCGCGCATCTTCGTGCAGGAATCGATCTACGATGACTTCGTGCGCCGCTTCGCCGAGCGCGCCAACCGCCTGGTGGTGGGCGACCCGACCGATGAAAAGACAAACGTGGGCGCGATGATCACGCGCCAGCACTGGGAAAAGGTCACCGGCTACATCCGCCTGGCCGGCGAAGAGGGCGCGCGCATCCTGGCCGGCGGCGCCGACGCGCCGCAGGGCATGCCGGCGCACCTGGCGGGCGGCAACTTTGTGCGTCCCACCGTGCTGGCCGACGTCGACAACCGCATGCGCTGCGCCCAGGAAGAGATCTTCGGCCCCGTCGCCTGCCTGATTCCGTTCAAGGACGAGGCCCATGGCCTGGCGCTGGCCAACGACGTCAAGTATGGCCTTGCCTCTTACATCTGGACCAGCGACATCGGCCGCGCCCACCGGCTGGCGCGCGGCATCGAGGCCGGCATGGTGTTCATCAACAGCCAGAACGTGCGCGACCTGCGCCAGCCGTTCGGCGGCACCAAGGAGTCCGGCACCGGCCGCGAGGGCGGCGAATACAGCTATGAAGTGTTTGCCGAGATCAAGAACGTCTGCGTCTCGATGGGCAGCCACCACATTCCGAAGTGGGGCGTCTGA
- a CDS encoding sulfite exporter TauE/SafE family protein, with protein MSLLLIALCLGAGCLIGFMGGVLGIGGGMIAIPALVLLMGMSQQLAQGTALIMVLPTIMMAVRKYNQQTRIDRRVALAGAGGAVVFTWVGARLALGIDSGVLRLSFAVFLFFIALFYAWQTWRAGRARRAPRAGGNAPVFTPRRATALGVLCGTLGGFFGVGGAVLAVPIITTVFRLPQTTAQALALCMVIPGSAVALVTYSWAGQADWLVGLPLAAGSLLFVPVGVRLAYRLPERKLRASFAAMLFATVALLVFES; from the coding sequence GTGAGTCTGTTGCTGATCGCCCTGTGCCTGGGCGCGGGGTGCCTCATTGGCTTCATGGGCGGCGTGCTGGGCATCGGCGGCGGCATGATCGCGATTCCGGCGCTGGTGCTGCTGATGGGCATGTCGCAGCAGCTGGCGCAGGGCACCGCGCTGATCATGGTGCTGCCCACCATCATGATGGCGGTGCGCAAGTACAACCAGCAGACCCGCATCGACCGCCGCGTGGCGCTGGCGGGCGCGGGCGGCGCGGTGGTGTTCACCTGGGTCGGCGCGCGGCTGGCGCTGGGCATCGATTCGGGCGTGTTGCGCCTGAGCTTCGCCGTGTTCCTGTTCTTCATCGCGCTGTTCTACGCCTGGCAGACCTGGCGCGCCGGCCGCGCCCGGCGCGCGCCCAGGGCCGGCGGCAACGCCCCGGTGTTCACGCCGCGCCGCGCCACCGCGCTGGGCGTGCTGTGCGGCACGCTGGGCGGCTTCTTCGGCGTCGGTGGCGCGGTGTTGGCGGTGCCCATCATCACCACGGTGTTCCGGCTGCCGCAGACCACCGCGCAGGCGCTGGCGCTGTGCATGGTGATCCCGGGTTCCGCGGTGGCGCTGGTGACGTACTCATGGGCCGGCCAGGCCGACTGGCTGGTGGGCCTGCCGCTGGCGGCGGGCAGCCTGCTGTTCGTGCCGGTCGGCGTGCGGCTGGCCTATCGTCTGCCTGAACGCAAGCTGAGAGCCAGCTTCGCGGCGATGCTGTTCGCCACCGTGGCGCTGTTGGTATTTGAAAGCTGA
- the hpaD gene encoding 3,4-dihydroxyphenylacetate 2,3-dioxygenase yields the protein MGKLALAAKVTHVPSMYLSEMPGRHHGCREAAIEGHRRIGQRCRDLDVDTLVVLDVHWLVNAGYHINCNERFAGRYTSNELPHFIKDMDYAYRGDPALGRRIAECAGAAGVPARAHEIASLELEYGTLVPMRYMNGDDRFKVVSVAAWCAWHALDDSRRFGAALRQAIEQSDSRVAVLASGSLSHRFNDNGSPEAAMHQISREFYRQVDLRVVDLWRQGDWKTFCAMLPEYAELCVGEGGMHDTAMLLGLLGWDAYDRPAEIVTDYFTSSGTGQINAILPVPD from the coding sequence ATGGGCAAGCTCGCGCTGGCGGCCAAGGTAACGCATGTGCCGTCCATGTATCTATCTGAAATGCCCGGCCGCCATCACGGTTGCCGCGAGGCCGCCATCGAGGGCCATCGCCGCATTGGCCAGCGTTGCCGCGACCTGGACGTCGACACGCTGGTGGTGCTGGACGTGCACTGGCTGGTGAACGCCGGCTACCACATCAACTGCAACGAACGCTTCGCCGGCCGCTACACCAGCAACGAACTGCCGCACTTCATCAAGGACATGGACTACGCCTACCGCGGCGATCCGGCGCTGGGGCGGCGCATCGCCGAATGCGCCGGCGCCGCCGGCGTGCCTGCCCGCGCGCACGAGATCGCCAGCCTCGAACTGGAATACGGCACGCTGGTGCCGATGCGCTACATGAATGGCGACGACCGCTTCAAGGTGGTGTCGGTGGCGGCCTGGTGCGCCTGGCACGCGTTGGACGACAGCCGTCGCTTCGGCGCGGCCCTGCGGCAAGCCATCGAGCAGAGCGACAGCCGCGTGGCGGTGCTGGCCAGCGGCTCGTTGTCGCACCGCTTCAACGATAACGGCAGCCCCGAGGCCGCCATGCACCAGATCAGCCGCGAGTTCTACCGCCAGGTCGACCTGCGCGTGGTGGACCTGTGGCGCCAGGGCGACTGGAAGACCTTCTGCGCCATGCTGCCGGAATACGCCGAGCTGTGCGTGGGCGAGGGCGGCATGCATGACACCGCCATGCTGCTGGGATTGTTGGGCTGGGACGCCTACGACCGGCCGGCCGAGATCGTCACCGACTACTTCACCAGTTCGGGCACGGGGCAGATCAACGCCATCCTGCCCGTGCCCGACTGA